A part of Cannabis sativa cultivar Pink pepper isolate KNU-18-1 chromosome 6, ASM2916894v1, whole genome shotgun sequence genomic DNA contains:
- the LOC115724979 gene encoding uncharacterized protein LOC115724979, giving the protein MPKERRDRSVSRDRCRFSPFPCSSSNRRRSPKISSDSEENVKEWEEARCPVCMEHPHNAVLLICSSHDKGCRPYMCDTSYRHSNCLDQFRKSFATDTPSTVSQQEENQVITAETELQEEETQLSTTDTVREEDEEEEEETQLLNTNLSPDQTLESTVTVVQEEITVEGSLTCEHQIPPKIVCPLCRGQVKEWTVVDSARRFMNAKSRSCSSETCSFTGTYTDLRKHARLEHPQVRPSDADPERQRNWRRLERQRDLGDLLSTLQSSMGDERSSDESILPIDDGGWLTVFFLIRVFRPGSSSRSSSWSGSSRTRAQLSIRRRSTRLWGDNYEEDTGSSSREEDNNESSDDGSGPWTRRDRVRRRTTPDNLP; this is encoded by the coding sequence ATGCCAAAGGAGAGAAGAGATCGTTCTGTCTCACGTGATAGGTGCCGATTTTCTCCATTTCCTTGCAGCTCTAGTAATAGAAGGCGATCGCCTAAGATTTCTTCTGATTCTGAAGAAAATGTTAAAGAATGGGAAGAAGCCAGATGCCCTGTTTGCATGGAGCATCCTCACAATGCAGTTCTTCTCATTTGTTCATCTCACGATAAAGGGTGCCGCCCATACATGTGTGACACTAGCTACCGCCATTCAAATTGTCTAGACCAGTTTCGCAAGTCATTTGCAACAGATACCCCATCAACAGTGTCACAACaagaagaaaatcaagtaaTAACAGCAGAAACAGAACTACAAGAAGAAGAAACTCAACTGTCAACCACAGATACAGTGCgggaagaagacgaagaagaagaagaagaaactcaGCTTCTGAACACTAACTTGTCTCCTGATCAGACCTTAGAATCAACAGTTACTGTGGTGCAAGAAGAAATAACAGTGGAGGGGTCTCTCACTTGTGAGCATCAGATCCCACCAAAGATTGTGTGTCCTCTCTGCCGTGGGCAAGTAAAAGAATGGACCGTTGTGGATTCTGCTCGTCGTTTCATGAATGCAAAATCAAGAAGTTGCTCATCTGAAACATGTAGTTTTACGGGAACTTATACAGATCTCAGAAAGCATGCAAGGCTAGAGCACCCTCAAGTGCGCCCATCAGATGCAGACCCTGAGCGACAGCGTAATTGGAGGAGATTGGAGCGTCAAAGAGACCTTGGTGACCTGCTCAGTACACTTCAATCATCAATGGGAGATGAAAGGAGTAGTGATGAAAGCATCTTACCTATTGATGATGGTGGTTGGCTGACTGTATTCTTCTTGATCAGAGTTTTCAGACCAGGATCTTCATCAAGGAGCAGCAGCTGGTCAGGTAGCTCTAGAACCAGAGCGCAGTTGAGTATCAGAAGAAGATCAACCAGACTATGGGGTGACAACTATGAAGAGGATACTGGTTCTTCTTCCAGAGAAGAAGATAATAATGAATCTTCTGATGATGGATCAGGTCCTTGGACACGCCGTGACCGTGTCAGGCGACGCACAACCCCAGACAACCTGCCATGA